The DNA window TGTTCGACCTGTCCTATTTTTTCGCCATCGTCGCCGATTTTCCGCACGCGCGTTCAGTACCTCTTCTCCAAACCAAGATATTTCGGTTTTGATCAGCTTGCACCTCAGTCGGTCTAGAGCGGGTGATCGACGCGAGCTTCGCGGGCCCTTTGGGTCGCGAAGATTGTCGAAAATCGTTTTGAATTGATGTGGACCGCTGGAGCTCATTCGAAGGACCTGCCGCAGTCGTCCCCAACGCCGCCTGGCTGCCATGTTCCTCCGAGTCATGCCCCATCTTCGGCCCGGCCCCTACTTCCGCTCGATCGAAATGGGACCGCCGCGCCGCAACGTATTGTAGATCGGACAATTATCGGAGAAGTGCTTGAGGCACGCATCCCCGGTCTCGCGGCTGATCCTGTCTTCCAGCGCCACGACCAGCCGGATATATTCGTAACGCGTCGGATCGTCGGCGTGACGCTTAAAGGTTGCCGTGACGCCGACTTCGCCCAGTTCGATCGCCTGGCTTCGGGCGTGGGTCTGGATCAGCCCCAGGCCGCAGGACGCGAGTGCCGACAGCAGCAACTCGCCCGCCTGGACTGCCTCACCGGGTCCACCGATCGAGGCACGGGTATCAGAAACGAAATGCTTGCCGTTGGCGTCGACAATGAAGCGGCCATCGGTGCTCGTGGTGACCGCGCTAACCGTGGTGATGTCGTTTCCTGTGATCGGCTCGGCTCCGCCTATTCCGTCTTCGATGATCGTCATGTCGGCTCTTTCACCTTGTGTTTCTTTGCCGCCTGCGCGCGCCATGCTCCCGACTGCGGCCGCACAAGCCCAAGATTGTCGCGCAAGGTCTTTCCCTCATACTGAGTGCGATAGAGGCCCCGCTTCTGCAATTCCGGAACCACCAATCGCACGAATTCCTCAAATCCGCCGGGCTGATGGGGCGCGCTGATGGTAAAGCCGTCCGCCGCGCCCTCCCTGAACCAACGTTCCAGCCCATCCGCGACACGATCGGGCGTTCCCACGAAGTCGCCCTCGTAGCGGCTGCCATAACGCTTGCCGAGTTCGCGCAAGGTAAGCCCGTCGCGCGCGGTGGCTTCGCGCACCTCCTGATAGTGGCCCTGCACACCCGGAACTTCGACGTCCGGCAGCGGAGCGTCGAGCGGGAACAGTCCCAGATCGACGTCAAGGTGATAGGACAAGGTCGACAGCCCGGCATGTGGATTGACGAGATCGCTCAGTGTCTGCCTCTTGCTGTCGATGATCGCTTTGGTCTCGCCGACCAGCGGGGTTGCGGCAGGCAGGATCTTGAGCGAGCGGGGATCCCGTCCATGCGCCTTCGCACGCTCCTTCAACTCGCGATAGAACGCCTTCGCGCTGTCAAGCGAGTCATGGCTGACAAATATGACGTCGGCCCATTGCGCGGCAAAGTCGCGACCACGGTCGGACGCGCCGGCCTGGATGATCACCGGGTAGCCCTGCGGCGGCCGCGCCACATTCAAGGGACCGCGCACATTGAACCACTCCCCCTTGTGGTCAATGTAGTGCACCTTGTCAGGGTCGGCGAACAGCGGCGTTTCGCGATCCAGCACCAGCGCATCGTCATCCCAGCTGTCCCAGAGCTTGAAGACAACTTCGAGGAACTCGTCCGCGCGATCGTAGCGTTTATGGCGTGGAATCTGTTCTCCCTTCGAGAAGTTGCGGGCTTCCGCATCCTGGAAGGAAGTCACGACATTCCAGGCGGCGCGGCCGGCGCTGAGATGGTCGAGGGTCGCAAACGAACGCGCTACCTCGAACGGCTCGTAATGGCTGGTCGAACGCGTCGAGGCGAGACCAAGATGGCGCGTCGCGGAAGCCATGATCGCCAGCACGACCACCGGGTCGAGCCGCAACGATCCCAGCGCACCGTAACGCAGTTGGCTGTCATTACTGGCCTGGTAGCGATCCGGTACCGCGAGGATATCGGCGAAGAACGCCATATCGAACAGGCCGTGCTCGAGCGTGCGCGCGATGTGCTTGTAGTATTCGGCATCCAGCCATCCGGATTCGGACGCGGCATAGCGCCAGCCTCCCGGACGGCCGGGGCCGGCGGTTACAAAGGCGGCGAGCCGGATCGATCCATCATGATAGGCAGTCATGCAATTACACTCCGAGTTCAGCAGCAACGGCTTGCTTGGCCGCATCGAATTTCGATGACAGCAGGAAACCGCGAACATCGATCTTGTTTGGCAGGACCCCGAGCGCCTGGAAACTGTCGGCAAGATTTTGCGTGGAAACGGCGGCGGCCTCGTCGACCGGCTTCAGATCGACAGCTCCCGACTCCGACAGACGCGCGTCCTTGATAAGTTGCTCATAGACGGCCTGCTCGGCGCCGTCGGGCGGAAACCCGCCCTGTGACGCCCACAGCTTCACACTCTCCGCCGGATGGGCGAAGACATAGGCTTGCGTCTCACGGATGATCTTCACGAACTTCGCGAACGTCTGCGGATATCTCTCCGCCACCTCGGCCCGCGCCACATAAAACGCGTAGTCGTAGGTTTTGACGGCCGGCAACAGCCTCGCTTTGGTCCCGAGCTTGGCGAGCGCCAGTCCAGTCGCCGGCTGCCAATGGATCCAGCCGTCGATACTGCCCTGGGCAAAGGCGGTATAGGCGTCGGCACCGCTCAGGCTCACCGCTGTCACATCCGTCAACCGCAGGCCTGCCGTCTCCAAATATTTGATCAGGCTGTAAGTGCCCGTCGTTCCGTTCTGGTGGGCGATCGTCCTGCCCTTCAAATCGGCGGCAGACCTGATCGAAGAACCGGCCTGGACAAGGAAATCGACTTCGCTCATGGGCAGCGGATAGGCAGCGAGCGGTACGATCGGCACGCGCGCCGGCACCGCATTCGCGACGGCGGTCGCAGTCGCAAAAGTAAAATCGACTGCGCCGGCCTTGACCGCTTCCATCACCGGAAGCGATGCGGTGAAACCAGGTTGCCAGACGATCCTGGTGCCGAGCTTAGCTTCGAGATTGCGGCCGCCGACACCGGCCCGCAGCGAAGCCCAAATGCCGGTGCGACCGTCGCCGATCACGGCGACCGTCAACTGTGACGGCGCAGCGTCCGCGGCCCGCGCGGCCGTGCCGATGCGCGGCAGGCCGCCGCCGAGCAAGGCTAGGCCGGATGCGGCAAGAAGCTCCCGCCGGGATGGACGCGGCAGGTTGGTTCGTGGAAACTTCGAGGTCATGCAGGCCGTCCCTGGTGTGATTTCACTCATGCCACCTTCGACAGGTCGATGGCGTTTTCAGCCGCAAGCAGGTCGTCGAACAGCTCTTCCTTCAGCGCGGAAAGGATTGAATCTCCGCGATGTCGTGGCCGCGATTGATCGAGCTTGAGGTCACGGGCGATGCCGCCGTCGCGCATCACCAGGATGCGGTCGGACAACAAAAGCGCCTCTTCCACGTCGTGCGTAACAAGGATCACGGTGCGGGGCCGCATTGCGAGCAGGGACTCGAGCAGCAATTGCATGGCTGCTCGCGTGATGGCGTCGAGCGCGCCAAACGGCTCATCAAGCAGCAGGACATCCGGCTCGTGAATCAGGGCCCTCGCCAACGCTACGCGCTGGCGCTGGCCGCCGGAGAGCACCACCGGAAATTCATTCTCCCGTCCCTCAAGGCCGACGGCACCAAGGATGTCGCGGGCGTCCCGCTCGCGTCCCTTCAGCCCGAGCGTAACATTGCGCAGCACCGTCCGCCACGGCAGCAAACGGTCCTCCTGGAACATCATGCGCACGTCCGGCCGCGGCAACTTCGATCGCAACTCGATGCGCCCGCTGCTTGGCAGCTCAAGCCCGGCGGCAAGGCGCAGCATCGTCGACTTGCCGACCCCGCTGGGGCCGATGATGGAAATGAATTCGCCGGCGGCAAGCTCGAGATCGACACGGCCCAGCACCCGTCGTTCACCGAACGACTTGCTCACTCCGCGAAAGGTCACATCGGCGCCGCTCACGATGCGATCCGCCGCGCGTAATTCGGATGCCAGCGCAGCAGGCGGCGCTCGACCATACGGGTCAGTAAATCAGCCAGCCAGCCGGCGATCGCATAGAGAGCAATCGCAAGGACGATGACGTCGATGCGCAGCAATTCACGCGCATTCTGAACGAGGTAGCCGATGCCGTCGCGCGATGCGATCGTCTCGCCGACAACCAGCGTGAGCCACGCCACCCCAAGCGCGTAACGAATGCCGATCAGAATCGGTTGCAGCGCGGCTGGCAGGATAATCGACCAAACCAGCGCCGGGCCCCCGAGCCCGTAGGACCGTCCAAGCTCAATCAGCTTGGGATCGACATTGCGAATACCGCCTATAGTGTTGATGTAGACGGGAAACAAGGATCCCATCGCCACCAGCAGCACGCGTGGCTCCTCGCCGATCCCAAACCACAAGATCATGAGCGGTACGAGCGCGAGATGCGGAATGGTCCGTATCATCTGAAGCGAGCGATCGACAATGTCGTGAGCCAGTTCAGACAGGCCGACGATGACGCCGAGCAAAAGGCCGATCGTGGCACCTGCCCCAAAGCCAATCAGGACCCGCCTCAGGCTGACCAGGATGTCGTGTTGCAGTTCTCCCCGCCCCGCGAGTTGCCCTGCAGCGCTCCATATCTCGGAAGGCGCCGGGACAATCGCTGTCGAGATGATTCCATTCACGGAAAACAATTGCCAGAGCCCGATCAGCCCGAACGGCAACAGCCATGGCAGAAACGTGCGTCGCCAGACCGCAATATCTAAAGACACGGGCTCACGAACGCGACCCGGCAGGGGGATGTCCGCTACCACCGTCACAACGCGCAATTCATCCCTGGGCCGCGTAGCCTCATCAACAATTATGCGCTCGGGCGTCGCAAGGATGCACGAGAACTGAGACAACGATGCATCGGTCATGATGTCGAGTGTTGTTCCTGATCGAGAATGACCTCGACATCCTTGCAGAATTTCATGCACGGCACGATGGCATCAAAATTCAAATTTCGAGATACAACACCACGCCTGTGCTCTGGAGGCTGAACAATCGGAAAAGCCATTCCGTCGCGCGCAGTGGGACGCCCGATCATGCGAAACGAGCACATCGTAGGCTCAAATCAGCGACATGTAACATCCGATTCTTGTGATTGGCCGAGGAGTCAATTCCGAAGCCGGCCGCGTAATGCCAAAATCCCGTCTAAGCGGGGTCTGGCTGCGAAAGCGGAGCGCCTCCGATTCCCATCTGTCGCATCCGCCATTGATTGAAAATAGTCGTTTCATTTAAAGGCGATTCCGAAGGACAACGACGCCGCGCTGCTTCGATCAAGGCAAATTAAATGCAAGGAGTAAGCGCTGTAGCAAAGCCGGTTGTTGGAAAACGTAAACAAGCCGAAGGCGCGGCGCGGGAAGATGACGCAGCGCGACCCGTATAACGTGACGGCTGCCGCGCGCGGTCACTGGGGCTGTGCCGGACGGCGATGGATATCGCCGATACCCTCGATCAGTGATTCGTCGAAGAAGCCGCGGACGGCTTCAATATCCTGCCGCTGTACTTTCCAGACGGCTTCGATGACTTTCTGCAGCAAGTAATACCGGAACTCAATGCCGCGGCCCGTTCCGGAGCTTGTATAGCGGGAACACGCTCCGTTCGCATTTGGGCCTACCGCGGCCGGCAAACCAATTTAAGCCGGAATAGCCGGCCCGGCGCGAGCGGTCGCACGTCCCTAGACCTCCCAGCGCGAGCGCCGCGATGACATCGCGACCCCTGAAGGAAGCTAATGGGAGAGCAGGCCCATGATGCGACGATGGACAGCGAACAACTCGAGATTTTCTGGATCGCGGGGTCGCGGAAGGTCGATCGCGATCGTCGCGATCGTGTGAGCGGGCTTGCCACCGAGCACGACGATCTTGTCGGCCAGGAAAGCGGCTTCGAGCATGTTATGCGTCACCAGCAGACCCGTCGGCGGTGCTTCCAGCCACATGTCCTGCATCAGGATTCGCAGCCGACGCGCCGTCAATTCATCCAACGCACTGAACGGCTCGTCGAGAAGCAGTATCTCCGGTTCGATCGAGAACGCTCTGGCGATGGCAACCCGCTGGCGTTGGCCGCCCGATAGCGCGAGAGGGTATGCGTCGAGATAGTCCCTTAGCCCTACTTGCGTCAGCAAGCCCACAGTCCGCGCCGTTCCCCGACCGGCTGCCTTCGACACCAGATCCACATTGGCTCTCACTGTTCGCCAGTCCAGCAGCCGCGGCTGCTGGAAGACCATGCCGACGCGGGCGGACGCACCGCCCGGCCCCGTATCGATACGACCGCTATCCGGCCGCTGCAGTCCGGCCGCGATATGGAGCAGCGTTGTCTTGCCGACGCCCGATGGACCAACGAGGGCGACCAGTTCGCCATCCTCGATCTCCAGTTCGAAGCCATGCAGAACCTGCTCGACCCGGCCGGAGTTTTGTCGAACGAAGCCCTTTTCGATCCCCGAGAACTTAATCGACGCACTCACAGGTCGGACACCCGTCGCCATTTCGAAGAGGCGCGTTCGAGCGACTGCAGGACGCCGTATTCGATCACGACCATCACCGCCCAGAACACGATCGTCCAGGCAAGAACTCCGGCGACGTTCTGCGAGCTGAATTCGGAATTTAGCTGGTAGCCGACACCGTTCGAAAGACCGAAGAGTTCGACGAGAACGATCACTTTCCATCCCAATGAGAGGCCGACGCGCGCGCCTCCGATCAGATGCGGCGTCAGACTGGGGATCCAGATATGGATAAGCTTGTCGCGCGTCGAAAGCCTGAAGACATGCGCCATTTCCACGATCTCGGAATCGACGGCTTTCATTCCCTGGAGGACATGCAGGACCATGACCGGACCGATACCCAGCGCGATCGCCACGATGGGCGTGGTCAGACCGACTCCGAACCAGATGACGCAGAGAAGAGCCCAGACGAGGCCGGGCACCGTGAGGCCAAGAATGATGGCGGGATCGCAAAACCTGCGGAACGTCACGCTTCTTGCTGCCGCGATACCGACGACGAGCGAAATCACGAAGGCGACGCTGAACCCCGCGAGGATGCGTCCCAGCGTGATTCCGATCTGACGAAGCGCGAAGCCACCGATGACGAGACGCCGCACCTCGCCGAGCACCTCGCTCACATTCGGAACGAGCGGGCTCGCCGTGGCGCGTGCCAGCGCTTCCCACAGCCCCAGGAGGCAGACGCAGAAGACGATGGATGGAAGCCAAACCGCTGCTAGGCGCCGCAGCGCCGACAGCCTCGGAGCCCCCCTATCTTGCCGCCTTTTGGCGCTCTCCACCTGTACGATATCGGCCATCATGCCTTTCCGAGCGCCAGGCCGTCGTAGAGCGGGCGCTGCGGAGCCGCATCGAGCAACCTAAGCTTCACCGCGACCTCGATCTGCCGGTCGATGGCGTTCCATACGCTCCGGTCCCACTCCGTGGGATAGACATCGGCCAGCCTACCTGGAAGCAGATTGATCGCGGCGGTCTCCTTTGGTCGAAGGCCCATCTCCGCCGCATGCTCGATGAAGAGGTTCGGATTGTCGCGCAAGGCGCCGTTGGCTGCCGCAAAAAGCCGAGCGACGGACGTAGCAAGCGCCCGGTTGGAGTCCAGCCAGGTGCGCTTCGCAGCCAATCCGACCAGGAATGGCGCAGCGTCAACACCGGAGGCGTGCCGCCAAATGTCGCCAATTTTAGCCAGTTCGCGCGCCCCTGAGCCGACGGCACGGGTCGCCGTCGGTTCGATGACGATGACGGCATCCACGTCGCCGCGGTCGAACAGCGCCAGATTGGCCGTTGGCGGGCCGAATATGGTTTCAAAGTCGCGATCGATATCGATCCCGAGCAGCGAGAGCGCCACGCGAGCTTGCTGATAGGTCTCGGTGGTTTTCGGCTGGGTGGCGATTTTCTTGCCGACGAGATCCGAGGGTTGATGAAACGGGCTGTCGGCCTTCACGATGATGCGGCCGTGATTGTTAAGTGCCGGCCCGAACAACGTGATGTCGCTTCCCCTACGCGCCAGCGTCGCAAGGCCGATCGCACCGAATACTCCTACGTCCAGAGATCCGGCCGCAAGCTGCACCT is part of the Bradyrhizobium canariense genome and encodes:
- a CDS encoding ABC transporter substrate-binding protein, which encodes MTSKFPRTNLPRPSRRELLAASGLALLGGGLPRIGTAARAADAAPSQLTVAVIGDGRTGIWASLRAGVGGRNLEAKLGTRIVWQPGFTASLPVMEAVKAGAVDFTFATATAVANAVPARVPIVPLAAYPLPMSEVDFLVQAGSSIRSAADLKGRTIAHQNGTTGTYSLIKYLETAGLRLTDVTAVSLSGADAYTAFAQGSIDGWIHWQPATGLALAKLGTKARLLPAVKTYDYAFYVARAEVAERYPQTFAKFVKIIRETQAYVFAHPAESVKLWASQGGFPPDGAEQAVYEQLIKDARLSESGAVDLKPVDEAAAVSTQNLADSFQALGVLPNKIDVRGFLLSSKFDAAKQAVAAELGV
- a CDS encoding ABC transporter ATP-binding protein; amino-acid sequence: MSASIKFSGIEKGFVRQNSGRVEQVLHGFELEIEDGELVALVGPSGVGKTTLLHIAAGLQRPDSGRIDTGPGGASARVGMVFQQPRLLDWRTVRANVDLVSKAAGRGTARTVGLLTQVGLRDYLDAYPLALSGGQRQRVAIARAFSIEPEILLLDEPFSALDELTARRLRILMQDMWLEAPPTGLLVTHNMLEAAFLADKIVVLGGKPAHTIATIAIDLPRPRDPENLELFAVHRRIMGLLSH
- a CDS encoding ABC transporter ATP-binding protein; the protein is MSGADVTFRGVSKSFGERRVLGRVDLELAAGEFISIIGPSGVGKSTMLRLAAGLELPSSGRIELRSKLPRPDVRMMFQEDRLLPWRTVLRNVTLGLKGRERDARDILGAVGLEGRENEFPVVLSGGQRQRVALARALIHEPDVLLLDEPFGALDAITRAAMQLLLESLLAMRPRTVILVTHDVEEALLLSDRILVMRDGGIARDLKLDQSRPRHRGDSILSALKEELFDDLLAAENAIDLSKVA
- a CDS encoding ABC transporter permease subunit; translated protein: MSLDIAVWRRTFLPWLLPFGLIGLWQLFSVNGIISTAIVPAPSEIWSAAGQLAGRGELQHDILVSLRRVLIGFGAGATIGLLLGVIVGLSELAHDIVDRSLQMIRTIPHLALVPLMILWFGIGEEPRVLLVAMGSLFPVYINTIGGIRNVDPKLIELGRSYGLGGPALVWSIILPAALQPILIGIRYALGVAWLTLVVGETIASRDGIGYLVQNARELLRIDVIVLAIALYAIAGWLADLLTRMVERRLLRWHPNYARRIAS
- a CDS encoding LLM class flavin-dependent oxidoreductase; protein product: MTAYHDGSIRLAAFVTAGPGRPGGWRYAASESGWLDAEYYKHIARTLEHGLFDMAFFADILAVPDRYQASNDSQLRYGALGSLRLDPVVVLAIMASATRHLGLASTRSTSHYEPFEVARSFATLDHLSAGRAAWNVVTSFQDAEARNFSKGEQIPRHKRYDRADEFLEVVFKLWDSWDDDALVLDRETPLFADPDKVHYIDHKGEWFNVRGPLNVARPPQGYPVIIQAGASDRGRDFAAQWADVIFVSHDSLDSAKAFYRELKERAKAHGRDPRSLKILPAATPLVGETKAIIDSKRQTLSDLVNPHAGLSTLSYHLDVDLGLFPLDAPLPDVEVPGVQGHYQEVREATARDGLTLRELGKRYGSRYEGDFVGTPDRVADGLERWFREGAADGFTISAPHQPGGFEEFVRLVVPELQKRGLYRTQYEGKTLRDNLGLVRPQSGAWRAQAAKKHKVKEPT
- a CDS encoding OsmC family protein, whose translation is MTIIEDGIGGAEPITGNDITTVSAVTTSTDGRFIVDANGKHFVSDTRASIGGPGEAVQAGELLLSALASCGLGLIQTHARSQAIELGEVGVTATFKRHADDPTRYEYIRLVVALEDRISRETGDACLKHFSDNCPIYNTLRRGGPISIERK
- a CDS encoding ABC transporter substrate-binding protein, coding for MSKAATGHQVSRCYFSLSRRDVLAGIAGAVAYPAVVSSEAMAQAKPVVNVTLSTPGSAGSIWRAAISSLDPSLSSSFDINWVAGDPGQMQVQLAAGSLDVGVFGAIGLATLARRGSDITLFGPALNNHGRIIVKADSPFHQPSDLVGKKIATQPKTTETYQQARVALSLLGIDIDRDFETIFGPPTANLALFDRGDVDAVIVIEPTATRAVGSGARELAKIGDIWRHASGVDAAPFLVGLAAKRTWLDSNRALATSVARLFAAANGALRDNPNLFIEHAAEMGLRPKETAAINLLPGRLADVYPTEWDRSVWNAIDRQIEVAVKLRLLDAAPQRPLYDGLALGKA
- a CDS encoding ABC transporter permease translates to MADIVQVESAKRRQDRGAPRLSALRRLAAVWLPSIVFCVCLLGLWEALARATASPLVPNVSEVLGEVRRLVIGGFALRQIGITLGRILAGFSVAFVISLVVGIAAARSVTFRRFCDPAIILGLTVPGLVWALLCVIWFGVGLTTPIVAIALGIGPVMVLHVLQGMKAVDSEIVEMAHVFRLSTRDKLIHIWIPSLTPHLIGGARVGLSLGWKVIVLVELFGLSNGVGYQLNSEFSSQNVAGVLAWTIVFWAVMVVIEYGVLQSLERASSKWRRVSDL